The following are encoded together in the Humulus lupulus chromosome 5, drHumLupu1.1, whole genome shotgun sequence genome:
- the LOC133834572 gene encoding probable protein phosphatase 2C 76, which translates to MLCKSCLRNVIVQAGHLGAFPQKGLLQVSSTGKRSNEGLSLTSWWNRQFKTSLRMMVDTGASTKQGTIIDMLPDKDEGGFSSGGWKSEDGKLSWGYSSFRGKRMTMEDFYDVKTTKIDGQTVCLFGIFDGHGGSRAAEYLKGHLFENLMKHPQFMTDTKVAISESYKQTDTDFLNSERDTYRDDGSTASTAVLVGNHLYVANVGDSRTIISKDGLAIPLSEDHKPNRSDERKRIESAGGVVMWAGTWRVGGVLAMSRAFGNRMLKQFVVAEPEIKDIEMDEEIELLVLASDGLWDVVANEDAVSLARTEEEPEAAARKLTEVAFNRGSADNITCIVVKFHHDKAEAEAASAAAVPEND; encoded by the exons ATGTTATGCAAAAGCTGTTTGAGGAATGTGATTGTTCAAGCTGGGCATCTAGGCGCATTTCCGCAAAAGGGGTTGTTGCAAGTAAGCAGTACTGGAAAGAGGTCGAATGAAGGTCTCAGCTTAACGTCTTGGTGGAACAGACAATTTAAAACAAGTTTAAGGATGATGGTTGATACAGGGGCATCAACAAAACAGGGGACCATCATTGACATGTTGCCAGATAAAGACGAAGGTGGATTTTCCAGCGGAGGATGGAAAAG TGAAGATGGAAAATTGAGCTGGGGATACTCAAGTTTCAGAGGAAAGAGAATGACCATGGAGGATTTTTATGATGTTAAGACAACAAAGATTGATGGCCAAACAGTCTGCCTGTTTGGAATATTTGATG GACATGGTGGATCTCGTGCTGCTGAATATTTAAAAGGACATCTCTTTGAGAATCTCATGAAGCACCCGCAATTTATGACAGATACCAAAGTGGCTATAA GTGAATCATATAAGCAGACTGATACTGATTTTTTGAATTCCGAAAGGGATACTTATCGGGATGATGGTTCTACTGCCTCAACTGCAGTCTTGGTTGGTAACCATCTGTATGTTGCCAATGTTGGAGATTCACGTACCATTATCTCAAAGGATGGACTAG CTATTCCTCTCTCTGAGGATCATAAACCAAACCGAAGTGATGAGAGGAAGAGAATCGAAAGTGCAGGGGGTGTGGTAATGTGGGCAG GTACTTGGAGAGTAGGTGGTGTGTTAGCTATGTCTCGGGCTTTTGGCAACCGCATGCTGAAGCAATTTGTTGTGGCAGAGCCAGAGATCAAG GATATAGAGATGGATGAAGAAATTGAATTGCTTGTGCTCGCAAGTGATGGATTGTGGGATGTGGTAGCGAATGAG GATGCTGTTTCGCTTGCTCGGACAGAAGAAGAACCGGAGGCAGCAGCCCGAAAGTTAACAGAAGTTGCTTTCAATCGTGGGAGTGCAGACAATATAACATGCATTGTGGTAAAGTTTCACCATGACAAAGCAGAAGCAGAAGCAGCATCTGCAGCAGCAGTCCCGGAGAATGATTGA